Sequence from the Rhea pennata isolate bPtePen1 unplaced genomic scaffold, bPtePen1.pri scaffold_32, whole genome shotgun sequence genome:
GCGAGTTGAgtgttggaggcaccactgagtacagaacagtcaccaccagatccagagatggggaggagatggtggggggcttcaggtaggcaaatgCTGTAGtgctgacaaacagggagacaacagccaggtgagggaggcacatggaaaaggttTTGTGTCGGCCCTGCTcggaggggatcctcagcacaacagtgaagatctgcacataggacagcacaatgaaaatgaaacacccaaAGACTAAAAAGACACTAACCACAATAAgcccaacttccctgaggtaaGAATCTgcgcaggagagcttgaggatctgggggatttcacagaagaactggtccacagcattgccttggcagaggggtagtgaaaatgtatttccagtgtgcaggagagaaTAGATAAAGCCACTGGCCCAgacagctgctgccattctggcacaagctctgctgcccatgattgtgccatagtgcaggggtttgcagatggcaacaaaacggtcataggccatgacagtgaggagaaAATGTTCTGCTGAAAGCAAGAAGACAACCAGAAAGACCTGGGCAACACATCCagagtaggaaatggccctggtgttCCTCAGGGAAatggccatggatttggggacagtggtggagatggagccaaggtcgaggatggagaggttgaggaggaagaaatacatggGAGTGTGGAGATGGTGGTCACATGCtacagctgtgatgatgaggccattgcccaggaaggcagccaggtagatgcccaggaagagagagaagtgcaagagctgcagctcctgtgtGTCcgcaaatgccaggaggaggaactcatcgaaggagctgctgttggacatttgctgGTTTGGGGCATGGGGCAACTGTCAGAGGCTAAAAGACAGTGACCACTGATTGTcactgagaaacaaaactttcattttttttcataggaaTACTACACCCTCACCCATCCTGCCAACAGTATAGACAAATTTCTTTTGTCCTTCTCAGGAAGATCTTTGTTCAGCTcctcagctccagctccagctgagtGTGCTGGGAGGACCACAGGCCTGTCCTGCTTTATACCAGGTGGTAGATGGGGCTGGTTTGTGATAtctctgattttcagaattGGTGTTTGAGTGCCCACCTGTAATGAAAAAGATCTGTTAATATCCTCACACACAGTTCTAAAGAGTTCATGTTGCAGCAGAGAGgtttagtgtgttttttttttttcttatttgtttgcagatttttagATTCTTCCATTACATCTGGTGAGTGGTCTTTGTAGGGATAGatgtttttcttgctgcaagGATGAACATTAGAAGACGAGAGAGGAAAACGGGCTGTCTGCTGCTTAGTGCAGGGTCAGGAGTGCTGTTGAGTCCACCTGCCTTGCTCTCAGCTGCCCTGTTCTCCACTTGTGCTACCCAAAGGATGATTTCACCCACAAGTTACTCTATAAAAAGACATTGCACTCCGATGAGATCAGGGGAGGCTGGTTTCAAAGCACAGATCTAACTCTGCTCTCTTTCGCAGCCCAAGGTGGAGATGTGATGGAGAGAACAGAACGTTGCTCCTGACATACCTGATTCGACCAACGACTCTGTGAGCTGACTGCCGAGAGTGGAGGAAACTCTCAACACTTCCATTCTAGCCGAGGAAACGCTGGGTTCACTTCAGCTGCACACATACGAAGGTGCTCAGGAGCATTTTCTGGTGTTAGTACCTCCTGAACTACTTGAAAGGGATCTCCAGCATTGCTAAGATCCAATGGGAGAGCTGTgtccttctggagggcagctttCAAACACAGCAGGACACCATAAGGACTCACTCACATGTCCTGAAAAGGAGATCTCCAAAAGGGAGAGTCCATTCATTCCCCAGACCCTCAAATCACATTTCCCAGCACCCTGGGATGAGAACAGGCCGTGGGCACCTCAGCCCTCTGCAGACACCTCCATGGGAGGACCTCAGGGTGAGTGTCTGAATTTGTAGCTGAACCTCCAGCTGACAGCAAGTacaagagcagaaagggagagggaggaccACGGGAGAGTTGCCTGAGTCCAGCCTGCCACAGTGTTTCTGTGGGCACTTTCCTCACATTCCCTGAGCATCTCTCAGCCGCCTGGAGCTGTCCCCACTTGGTGCTCTTTCTCTGTCCCCACGTCTGTCCCCTGTCAGTGCTCCCTGACCCCATGCCACCCACGGGGCATTTGACTCTGCCCTACAGAATCCTTCTGGCAAAAGAGCCCTGCCCAGGGGCATCTCTGTGTGTGCAAGACCTAAGGAGCAGGCGAGACTAAGCATGATGAGACTGGTGAGGGCTGCAAAGGagatattgctgctgctggcaggtgaAGAGGTGGCTGAAGGAGCTTTCTGGGGTCCTTGTAGACCTATTGGTCCCTCACAGGAACACTGCAGAACTCTCCTCCAGTCACCTAAGCCCAAACCATCCTTTCCAGTTTGTGCCCTGCCAAAggtataaaacaaaatcagagccTCAGGAGAGTGCCTTCCCTTTCAGGTAAGCCTGCCATGCATGTTAGAAACCAGGAGAGTGATCCATAAAAAGCCTTCCAGGCACAGGATGGGCTGGGTTCAGAAGACCCCTCCAGGAATCTCAGTGGTGttgtcctgcagccagagacttaccgtgtcaaaggctgtgaagatttctcccacagtgagctctcctctggcctcccactccacactgcctttcacttctcatcTCATGTCCACAGTCAGTGCCTAGAGCGtagagccctgctgctcttggcagaggagctgctcctggacaccGCTGTCTCTCAGTAATGCTTCCAGGTTGCCATGGGCTCCCTCTGTCCCAGGAGCCCGGccctgctcaggagcagggGGCAGTTGAAGAcatgaatttctctgtgccttgtgctccattctcttgGGAAATCATCCCTGAAGTAGATTGAAATAATCACCGACGGTCCCTCTCTAAGCCCTAAAGGAAGAATGATTCCAGCATaacaatttatttcatcagagaaTGGTTATCTGCAAGAGATGGAAATCCCCCACTCGGGAAGCCCCTGTTCCATCTCTTAACTAGGCAGGACACCTAGaaaggggcaggaagggagctcGTTTAGCCATGGTTCAGGTATTGGTTCTGATGAGTCTTTCAGGGCATCGCATGTCTGTTTAGAAGCCCCTGAGCTGCAGTGGGACTCAGATCCCTCCCATGACCTccacaggcacagagaaggTGGGATTCCCCTTGCCCGAGCAGAAGTGTGCACAACAGAGATGTTTGCCTATGAACTCCCTGTCTGAACTGCCATTGCAATCACTGGAGATGGCAGTTGGGGGTCAGTCCCTCACACACAAACCTCTGGTGTTAATTAAAGAG
This genomic interval carries:
- the LOC134154508 gene encoding olfactory receptor 14C36-like, which produces MSNSSSFDEFLLLAFADTQELQLLHFSLFLGIYLAAFLGNGLIITAVACDHHLHTPMYFFLLNLSILDLGSISTTVPKSMAISLRNTRAISYSGCVAQVFLVVFLLSAEHFLLTVMAYDRFVAICKPLHYGTIMGSRACARMAAAVWASGFIYSLLHTGNTFSLPLCQGNAVDQFFCEIPQILKLSCADSYLREVGLIVVSVFLVFGCFIFIVLSYVQIFTVVLRIPSEQGRHKTFSMCLPHLAVVSLFVSTTAFAYLKPPTISSPSLDLVVTVLYSVVPPTLNSLLYSMRNKELQEAVRKLFQLVQAQQQ